The proteins below come from a single Agromyces flavus genomic window:
- a CDS encoding response regulator transcription factor — MRIVIGEDSALFREGLSALLESAGHEIVGRAATGPVAVAQTRAHRPDVVVLDIRMPSDAEGIDAALEIRADAPRTPVMLLSQHIETRRTLELVTAGGIGYLLKDRVLDVDEFLTALDRVACGGTSLDPDVVTRLLGAARATNVLDTLTEREIEVLALMAEGWSNAAVGQHLFLSERTIETHISNIFAKLGLGESRDENRRVRAILAYLDGREA, encoded by the coding sequence GTGCGGATCGTGATCGGCGAGGATTCCGCGCTGTTCCGGGAAGGGCTGTCAGCCCTCCTCGAGTCCGCGGGTCACGAGATCGTCGGGCGCGCCGCGACGGGTCCGGTCGCCGTGGCGCAGACGCGGGCGCACCGACCCGACGTGGTCGTCCTCGACATCCGGATGCCCTCCGATGCCGAGGGCATCGATGCGGCGCTCGAGATTCGGGCGGATGCGCCGCGGACACCCGTGATGTTGCTGTCGCAGCACATCGAGACACGACGGACGCTCGAACTCGTCACCGCAGGCGGCATCGGCTATCTCCTGAAGGACCGCGTGCTCGACGTCGACGAGTTCCTCACCGCGCTGGATCGCGTGGCCTGCGGCGGCACGTCGCTCGATCCCGACGTCGTCACGCGGCTCCTGGGTGCCGCGCGCGCGACGAACGTGCTCGACACCCTCACCGAGCGCGAGATCGAGGTGCTCGCTCTCATGGCCGAGGGCTGGTCGAACGCGGCGGTCGGCCAGCATCTCTTCCTCTCCGAGCGCACGATCGAGACCCACATCAGCAACATCTTCGCGAAGCTCGGACTCGGCGAGTCCCGGGATGAGAATCGCCGGGTGCGCGCGATCCTCGCCTACCTGGACGGCCGGGAGGCCTG
- a CDS encoding sensor histidine kinase — translation MGPSRGIQTARVRIPWTTVAVALIGAATIACSVLLLAFARPMLTEPWHVAAAVAIGGADIVLGAIVARAVPGDVTAPLLAALGLVVVLSNSVDEDLHGAWIGGWMLLYLPLALVLVVVPTGRPASRRSGAIALALCAVVASFMIAGAVEWLWPATSGFILPFAYVLLAAFFALLFASAAAPFARYRHAQEAERVQLRWVLLAGLSLPLTLLLNWMSFLGLGPDLAGLGLVVMLLAIPAGVTIALSRPELFDVDRAVAAAVAALTLLGGGLAVLSIASAVAGAPLANWPPLSAAVTTAMVTLIAAAAFPIVHRGFDRIFSPERARAVSALRRLSARVDSGAEPPEDVQAILRGALNDPGLVVGYRRPGEGDLVGLDGGAVATGATAAPIRVRGEEIGAIVPSASRTRRPRPAIARAAAPLVDAVRVRSELAHAAAEVEASRGRLLRAGYEERRRLERDLHDGAQQRLIALGMQLRLLQRTSALDADADAAIDAAVTQLGTAVAELRQLAHGVRPSALDDGLGPALTALAQVAPDSIELDVRVGDLPDPVATTAYFVVSEAVANSLRHAEASWIRVVARERDDVLVVRVSDDGRGGAAPRATGGLTGLSDRVAALGGRVCISSPAGGGTTVEANLPCGS, via the coding sequence ATGGGCCCATCGCGTGGGATCCAGACGGCACGCGTGCGCATCCCGTGGACGACCGTTGCGGTCGCCCTCATCGGTGCGGCGACGATCGCCTGCTCGGTGCTCCTCCTGGCCTTCGCCCGCCCGATGCTCACCGAGCCCTGGCATGTCGCCGCCGCGGTCGCGATCGGAGGCGCAGACATCGTGCTGGGCGCGATCGTCGCACGTGCGGTGCCAGGAGATGTGACCGCACCGCTTCTGGCCGCCCTCGGCCTCGTCGTGGTCCTGTCGAACAGCGTCGACGAGGACCTGCACGGCGCGTGGATCGGTGGGTGGATGCTGTTGTACCTGCCGCTCGCCCTCGTGCTCGTCGTCGTGCCGACCGGCCGTCCCGCATCACGGCGCTCGGGTGCGATCGCGCTGGCGCTGTGCGCCGTCGTCGCGTCGTTCATGATCGCGGGGGCGGTGGAGTGGTTGTGGCCCGCGACATCCGGCTTCATACTTCCCTTCGCCTACGTGCTTCTCGCCGCCTTCTTCGCACTCCTCTTCGCGTCCGCAGCCGCACCGTTCGCCCGCTACCGGCACGCGCAGGAAGCGGAACGGGTGCAGCTGCGGTGGGTGCTCCTGGCCGGCCTGTCGCTCCCACTCACGCTCCTGCTCAACTGGATGAGCTTCCTCGGCCTCGGCCCGGACCTGGCCGGCCTCGGACTCGTGGTGATGCTGCTCGCAATCCCCGCGGGAGTTACGATCGCGTTGAGCCGACCCGAACTCTTCGATGTCGACCGCGCAGTGGCTGCAGCCGTCGCGGCGTTGACCCTCCTGGGCGGCGGGTTGGCCGTCCTCTCCATCGCAAGCGCTGTCGCTGGGGCTCCCCTCGCAAACTGGCCGCCGTTGTCGGCCGCCGTCACGACCGCCATGGTCACGCTCATCGCGGCCGCGGCCTTCCCGATCGTCCATCGCGGGTTCGATCGCATCTTCTCCCCCGAACGCGCACGAGCAGTGTCGGCACTACGCCGGCTCTCCGCTCGGGTCGACTCGGGCGCCGAACCGCCCGAGGACGTCCAGGCGATCCTGCGCGGCGCCCTGAATGATCCCGGGCTCGTGGTGGGATACCGGCGCCCAGGCGAGGGTGACCTCGTCGGGCTCGACGGCGGCGCCGTCGCCACCGGTGCGACCGCCGCCCCGATCCGCGTGCGCGGCGAGGAGATCGGCGCCATCGTGCCCTCGGCCTCGCGCACCAGGCGTCCGAGGCCGGCGATCGCACGGGCGGCGGCTCCACTCGTGGACGCGGTGCGCGTGCGATCCGAGTTGGCACACGCGGCGGCCGAGGTCGAGGCGTCGCGAGGGCGCCTGCTGCGAGCCGGGTACGAAGAGCGGCGGCGTCTCGAGCGCGACCTCCACGACGGTGCCCAGCAGCGGCTCATCGCCCTCGGGATGCAGCTGCGGCTGCTGCAGCGCACCTCTGCACTCGACGCCGACGCCGACGCCGCCATCGATGCGGCAGTGACCCAGCTCGGCACCGCGGTCGCGGAGCTGCGCCAACTCGCACACGGGGTGCGTCCGAGCGCTCTCGACGACGGCCTCGGTCCGGCGCTCACGGCGCTCGCGCAGGTGGCACCGGATTCGATCGAGCTCGACGTCCGCGTGGGGGATCTCCCCGATCCCGTGGCGACGACCGCGTACTTCGTGGTGAGCGAAGCCGTGGCGAACTCGTTGCGCCACGCCGAGGCATCCTGGATCCGCGTCGTCGCGCGCGAGCGCGATGATGTGCTGGTGGTCCGCGTGTCGGATGACGGGCGCGGTGGCGCCGCACCGCGCGCGACGGGAGGCCTCACGGGCCTGTCGGATCGAGTCGCGGCCCTCGGCGGTCGTGTATGCATCTCGTCGCCCGCCGGCGGCGGCACGACCGTGGAAGCGAACCTGCCGTGCGGATCGTGA